In the genome of Raphanus sativus cultivar WK10039 chromosome 4, ASM80110v3, whole genome shotgun sequence, one region contains:
- the LOC108832320 gene encoding serine/threonine-protein kinase-like protein ACR4, translated as MDKSEKIAYASVLSILSLFLLILIIFLLLLCRKKPIRSDESLLPKTKPAGTTYPLTELDSATDGFSQRRIIGTGRLGTVYAAVIPSHKNLVAVKRIHPGLVLSKPGSGFTTALKTLSSALHPNVVSILGFSEAPGERIVVTEFVGEAKSLSDHLHGDSEPAVTTVIDWRQRFRVAAGAARGLEYLHEIMNPRIVHGRFTSSNILVDEKFMAKVSDYGFAFLIPREKAEVSWYVEEGYCKESDVYGFGVVLLEILSGRRSGNGTIVKWATPLIKEQRFAELLDPRVVVQSEIKCLVIRLAKVALACVGNSRRSRPSVSQVAAILNSLEREGGGI; from the coding sequence aTGGACAAATCTGAAAAAATCGCCTACGCTTCGGTTCTGTCTATTCTCTCACTCTTTCTTCTTATtctcatcatcttcctcctcttaCTATGCAGAAAGAAACCAATCCGGTCCGACGAATCTCTCCTCCCAAAAACCAAACCAGCCGGAACCACTTACCCTTTAACCGAATTAGATTCAGCAACCGACGGATTCAGCCAGCGACGAATCATCGGTACCGGTCGGTTAGGAACGGTTTACGCAGCGGTTATCCCATCCCACAAAAACCTCGTCGCGGTCAAAAGAATACACCCCGGTTTGGTTCTAAGCAAACCGGGTTCCGGTTTCACCACGGCTCTCAAAACGCTTTCTTCCGCTCTCCACCCCAACGTCGTCTCGATCCTAGGCTTCTCGGAAGCTCCCGGAGAGAGGATCGTCGTTACCGAATTCGTCGGAGAAGCGAAGAGCTTGAGCGATCACTTACACGGAGACTCCGAACCGGCGGTTACAACCGTTATTGACTGGCGGCAACGTTTCAGAGTCGCGGCGGGAGCGGCGAGAGGTTTGGAGTATCTGCACGAGATCATGAACCCTAGAATCGTCCACGGGCGATTCACGTCTTCGAATATACTCGTGGATGAGAAGTTCATGGCGAAGGTTTCGGATTACGGGTTCGCGTTCTTGATCCCGCGCGAGAAGGCGGAGGTTTCTTGGTACGTTGAAGAAGGGTACTGCAAAGAGAGCGACGTTTACGGATTCGGCGTCGTTTTGCTTGAGATTCTGAGCGGGAGAAGAAGCGGGAACGGAACGATCGTGAAGTGGGCGACGCCTTTGATCAAAGAGCAGAGATTCGCTGAGCTTTTGGATCCGAGAGTGGTTGTTCAGAGTGAGATCAAGTGTTTGGTGATAAGGTTAGCGAAGGTTGCTTTGGCTTGCGTCGGGAATTCGCGGAGGAGTCGGCCGTCGGTTTCTCAGGTGGCCGCGATTTTGAACAGTTTGGAGAGGGAAGGAGGGGGGATTTGA
- the LOC108831049 gene encoding protein DMP6-like: MEIKVDEEAGISEARRMIQEEEEVPLLEEDRILIQTREFPAIERNTWIQKAIGQTFQTTAHLANLLPTGTVLAYQILSPIFTNAGSCSLASRFMTATLVFICGFSCFILSFTDSYKDLNGNSCYGFATFNGFWIIDGSATLPPERAITYKLRFIDFAHAIMSFLVFGAVVMFDQNAVKCFIPEPSAEAAEILTALPVGIGVFCSMMFATFPTTRHGIGFSISD, encoded by the coding sequence ATGGAGATCAAGGTTGATGAAGAAGCAGGGATCAGTGAAGCTCGTCGCATGAtccaagaagaagaggaagttcCACTTCTGGAGGAGGATCGAATTCTAATCCAAACTCGAGAGTTTCCTGCAATAGAAAGGAACACATGGATACAAAAGGCAATAGGTCAAACTTTTCAAACCACAGCTCATCTAGCTAACCTCTTACCAACAGGGACGGTTCTTGCATACCAAATCTTATCACCAATCTTCACAAACGCTGGAAGCTGCAGTTTAGCTAGCAGATTCATGACCGCAACGCTAGTTTTCATCTGTGGATTCTCTTGTTTCATACTTAGTTTCACAGATTCTTACAAGGACTTGAATGGGAACTCTTGCTATGGATTTGCTACGTTCAATGGCTTCTGGATCATTGACGGCTCAGCTACGCTTCCTCCAGAACGTGCCATAACTTATAAGCTGCGGTTTATAGACTTTGCACATGCTATTATGTCGTTTCTGGTGTTTGGAGCAGTGGTTATGTTTGATCAGAATGCGGTCAAGTGTTTCATCCCTGAACCATCAGCTGAAGCAGCTGAGATTCTCACAGCTTTGCCGGTAGGAATAGGTGTGTTTTGTAGTATGATGTTTGCTACATTTCCTACTACACGTCATGGTATCGGTTTCTCCATCTCTGATTAA
- the LOC108854594 gene encoding protein DMP6 — MEPKVDEEAGVKEEKAPLLKAQEFPEVERNNWIHKAIGQTFQTTAHLANHLPTGTALAYQVLSPVLTNGGRCDLASRFMTEMLVSICAFTCFILSFTDSYRDLNGTVCYGFATTNGLWIIDGKAVLPKERSKSYRLQLIDFAHAIMTLLVFGAVVMFDHNVVNCFFPEPLAEVAELLTALPVAVGVFCSMMFAAFPTTRHGIGFPLSAHC; from the coding sequence ATGGAGCCTAAAGTTGATGAAGAAGCTGGGGTCAAAGAAGAGAAAGCACCACTCTTGAAAGCTCAAGAGTTTCCTGAAGTCGAAAGGAACAATTGGATACACAAGGCAATAGGCCAGACATTTCAGACCACAGCTCATCTAGCTAACCATTTACCTACAGGGACAGCTCTGGCTTACCAGGTCTTATCGCCAGTTCTCACTAACGGTGGACGCTGCGATTTAGCTAGCAGATTCATGACAGAAATGCTGGTGTCCATCTGCGCATTCACTTGCTTCATACTCAGCTTCACTGACTCTTACAGGGACTTGAATGGAACTGTTTGCTATGGATTTGCCACTACCAACGGCCTCTGGATAATCGATGGCAAAGCTGTTCTTCCTAAAGAACGTTCCAAAAGCTACAGACTACAGTTAATAGACTTCGCACATGCCATTATGACGTTACTAGTGTTTGGAGCTGTGGTTATGTTTGATCATAATGTAGTAAACTGTTTCTTCCCCGAACCATTAGCAGAAGTAGCAGAGCTTCTCACAGCTTTGCCCGTGGCCGTAGGAGTCTTTTGCAGTATGATGTTCGCTGCATTTCCTACTACACGCCATGGTATTGGTTTTCCACTCTCTGCTCACTGCTAA
- the LOC108831047 gene encoding pentatricopeptide repeat-containing protein At5g46100, whose translation MQMGSKAKMFRWSKDITPSQVIKLMRAEKDMEKLISVFDSATAEYANGFLHDQSSFSYMVSRLVSANKFKAAEDLVARMKAENCVVSEDTLLSICRGYGRVHRPFDSLRVFHKMKKDFSCDPSHKGYVTLLAILVEENQLKLAFKFYKNMREIGLPPTVASLNVLIKALCRNEKTVDAGLKIFLEMPKRGCEPDSYTYGTLISGLCRFGRVDEAKKLFEEMVEKDCSPTVVTYTSMIHGLCGSKNVEEAMRYLEEMRSKGIEPNVFTYSSLMDGLCKDGRSLQAMELFEMMMAKGCRPNMVTYSTLITGLCKEQKIQEAVELLDRMNLQGLKPDAGLYGKVISGFCSVSKFREAANFLDEMILGGITPNRLTWNIHVKTSNEVVRGLCTSYPTRAFTIYLSMRSRGISVEVETLDSLVKCLCKKGEFQKAVQLVNEIVADGCIPNKGTWKVLIGHTLDKKIVGEASESLLRDLEI comes from the coding sequence ATGCAAATGGGAAGCAAAGCGAAGATGTTCAGGTGGTCAAAAGACATCACGCCTTCACAGGTTATCAAACTGATGCGAGCTGAAAAGGACATGGAGAAGCTGATCTCAGTTTTCGATTCCGCAACAGCAGAATACGCGAATGGGTTCTTACACGACCAGAGCTCTTTCAGTTACATGGTCTCTAGGTTGGTCTCCGCCAATAAGTTCAAAGCAGCTGAAGACCTTGTTGCGAGAATGAAGGCTGAGAACTGTGTAGTTAGTGAAGACACATTGCTTTCGATATGCAGAGGGTACGGTAGGGTCCACAGGCCGTTTGATTCTTTGAGGGTGTTTCACAAGATGAAGAAGGATTTTTCCTGTGATCCTAGCCACAAGGGCTACGTTACTCTTCTTGCTATTCTCGTGGAAGAGAATCAGCTGAAGCTGGCCTTTAAGTTTTACAAGAACATGAGAGAGATTGGTTTGCCTCCTACCGTTGCGTCTCTCAATGTTTTGATAAAAGCTCTTTGTAGAAATGAGAAGACGGTGGATGCTGGTCTTAAGATATTTCTAGAGATGCCTAAACGAGGGTGTGAGCCTGATTCATACACGTACGGTACTTTGATTAGTGGTTTGTGTCGGTTCGGAAGGGTTGATGAGGCGAAGAAGCTGTTTGAGGAGATGGTTGAAAAAGACTGCTCACCAACTGTTGTTACCTATACTTCCATGATCCACGGTTTGTGTGGATCGAAAAATGTTGAGGAAGCGATGAGATATctagaagagatgaggagtaaaGGCATTGAGCCGAATGTTTTCACTTACAGCTCTTTAATGGACGGTCTTTGCAAAGATGGGAGATCTTTGCAAGCCATGGAGTTGTTTGAGATGATGATGGCTAAAGGGTGCAGGCCAAATATGGTAACATATAGCACTTTGATCACTGGTCTCTGTAAGGAGCAGAAGATTCAAGAAGCCGTTGAACTTCTCGATAGAATGAATCTTCAGGGTTTGAAACCTGATGCTGGATTATACGGGAAAGTAATCAGTGGGTTCTGTTCTGTCAGTAAGTTTCGTGAAGCTGCAAATTTCCTCGACGAGATGATTCTAGGGGGAATAACTCCAAATCGTTTGACTTGGAACATCCATGTTAAGACAAGTAATGAAGTAGTGCGAGGTCTTTGTACAAGTTATCCAACTCGAGCATTTACTATTTATCTAAGCATGAGGAGTAGAGGCATCTCGGTTGAGGTTGAGACGTTAGACTCTTTGGTGAAGTGTTTGTGCAAAAAGGGTGAGTTTCAGAAAGCTGTTCAGTTAGTTAATGAGATAGTGGCTGATGGGTGTATCCCAAATAAAGGAACATGGAAGGTACTTATAGGGCACACGTTGGATAAAAAGATTGTAGGAGAAGCTTCAGAATCTCTTCTCAGAGATTTGGAGATCTAA